The genomic window GAAGAGTGCCCCGCGGGCGTCAGCGTTCCGTGTTCCCGCCGCCTTCTTCGTCGTCCGTCTCATTGTCCTCGATCCCGTAGTACGCCTCGTCCCCGTCCTCTCCGGCAGCCCAGTCCTCGGCGTCGGGGTCGTGGTCGATCGTCTCGCTGCTCCAGGAGGCCTGGGCGAGCTCGACCCCGGGTACCTGGCTGACCAGGTCGAACGGATCGATCAGCGAGGCAAGGGCTTCAGCTGCGTCTTCCCTGACCGTCTCCTCGGCATGCGTACGTTCCTCGGCCGAGTCGCCGGCGGACGCGCCGGAGGCCGTGTAGTCGGCGGCGATGCTCTCCAGCGCCGTGCCGGTCAAAGCGTCCGCGTCGCTGATCTCCAGCAGCATCTCCACGCGAAGCCGAACAAATGAGGGTGTCACCGATGCAGTCATATGCCGGAGCGTAAGGCTCCCGCGAGCCACGGCTTTCCTCCGACCCGCTGCTTTGCTTAGCATCGGCGCACGGGGCTAACTGATGGCTGTCGCAAGGGGATCGATTCTGTGTCCATCGCTCGTCGCACGCTGCTGACCACCACAGCGGCAGGCACCCTGCTCTGTGCTCTCTGGTTCGTCCCGTCCGCCAACGCGACGGACGGATCAGGGCCGCGGAGCGGTTCGACCGGCGCTTCCTCCGGTTCCATGACCGGGGTCCGCCAGGCTTCCGTCACGGGGGCCTCCGCCTCCGGAAGCACCCTCGCCGAGACCGGTACGGGCATCGACACCACGCCGTATCTCGTCGGCGGCACGGCGTTCCTGTGCGTCGGTGCGGGTGTCGTCGCCCATTCGGTACGCCGGGGCGGCACACCGGGCACCGGCTTCTGAGGTGCGCGAGGGCTGCCGCGTCCCCACGGGACACGGCAGCCCTCGCGTCGTCAGGCCAGCGGCCCGGTCACCGGCTCCACCGCGGCGACCAGCCGGCCCTCCCGCACGAACGCGTCGGCTCCGGCGAGGTCGGGGGCGAGGAACCGGTCGGGTCCCGGGCCCTGCACACCGGCGGCCCGCAGCGCCGCGATGACGGCCACCGAAGCGGGCGCGGGGGTCAGCCCCTCGGCGGCGCGCAGCTCGACGGCGCGGGTGGCCGCGTAGAGCTCGACGGCGACGATCCGCGCGAGGGCGTCCACGGCCGTACGGAGCTTGCGCGCGGCCGACCAGCCCATGGAGACGTGGTCCTCCTGCATGGCGGACGACGGGATCGAGTCGACGGACGCCGGGACCGCGAGCCGCTTCATCTCACTGACCAGGGCGGCCTGCGTGTACTGGGCGATCATCAGTCCCGAGTCGACCCCCGCGTCGCCGGCCAGGAACGGCGGCAGGCCGTGCGAGCGGTTCTTGTCCAGCAGCCGGTCCGTGCGGCGCTCGGTGATCGACCCGAGGTCGGCGGCGGCGATCGCCAGGAAGTCGAGGACGTAGGCGACGGGCGCGCCGTGGAAGTTGCCGTTGGACTCCACACGCCCTCCGGGCAGGACCACCGGGTTGTCGACGGCCGCGGCCAGCTCACGGTCGGCGACGAGCCGCCCGTGTGCGAGGGTGTCGCGCCCGGCGCCGTTGACCTGCGGGGCGCAGCGCACGGAGTAGGCGTCCTGGACCCGGGGGGCGTCATCCTGGTGGTGCCCGGTGAGGCCGGACCCCGCGAGCACGCGCAGCATGTTGTCGGCCGAGGTCCCCTGGCCCGGGTGGGGGCGGATGGCGTGCAGCTCCGGGGCGAGGACCTTGTCCGTGCCGAGGAGGGCCTCCAGGGAGAGCGCGGCGGTGATGTCGGCGCTGGTGTAGAGGTTCTTCAGGTCCGCCAGGGCCATCACGAGCATGCCGAGCATGCCGTCGGTGCCGTTGAGGAGGGCGAGGCCCTCCTTCTCGCGGAGTTCGACCGGGGTGATGCCGTGCGCGGCGAGGAGCTCACCGGCCGGGCGCACGGTCCCGTCGGGGCCCTCCGCGTCGCCCTCGCCCATCAGCGCCAGGGCGCAGTGCGAGAGCGGGGCGAGGTCGCCGGAGCAGCCCAGTGAGCCGTATTCGTGGACGACGGGGGTGATGCCCGCGTTCAGCACGTCGGCGATGGTCTGCGCGAC from Streptomyces sp. NBC_01341 includes these protein-coding regions:
- the hutH gene encoding histidine ammonia-lyase, translated to MDMHTVVVGTSGTTAEDVIAVAREGARVELSPAAVEALAAARAVIDALAAKPEPVYGVSTGFGALASRHISPGLRAELQRNIVRSHAAGMGPHVEREVVRALMFLRLKTLASGHTGVRPEVAQTIADVLNAGITPVVHEYGSLGCSGDLAPLSHCALALMGEGDAEGPDGTVRPAGELLAAHGITPVELREKEGLALLNGTDGMLGMLVMALADLKNLYTSADITAALSLEALLGTDKVLAPELHAIRPHPGQGTSADNMLRVLAGSGLTGHHQDDAPRVQDAYSVRCAPQVNGAGRDTLAHGRLVADRELAAAVDNPVVLPGGRVESNGNFHGAPVAYVLDFLAIAAADLGSITERRTDRLLDKNRSHGLPPFLAGDAGVDSGLMIAQYTQAALVSEMKRLAVPASVDSIPSSAMQEDHVSMGWSAARKLRTAVDALARIVAVELYAATRAVELRAAEGLTPAPASVAVIAALRAAGVQGPGPDRFLAPDLAGADAFVREGRLVAAVEPVTGPLA